The DNA sequence GTTGAGGTCTTCACCCCGTGATCCGAGACTTTCATCTTGTATTCCCACTCCCCGTCGTCGCCCATCAACGCCGAGAGCTTGTACACCCCGCCCAGCGCCGGCTGGTCGAAGGCGGTCACGAGTTTGGTCCCCACGCCCCACAGGTCGATTTTCGCGCCCTGGTGTTTGAGGCTTTCGATGATGTACTCGTCCATTTCGTTTGAGGCGACGATCTTGGCGTCAGGGAATCCCGCCTCGTCGAGGATCCGCCGCGATTCGACCGAGAGCGCCGCCAGATCCCCCGAATCCAGTCGGATTCCGGTCATCTCCGAGCCGCGCGCTCGCAGGCCATTGGCCGTCTCGGCCGCGATCCGCACACCTTGCAGGGTCTGGTAGGTATCCACCAGGAAGATGCAATTATCGGGCATGATCCGCGCGTACTCCTCGAACGCCTCCCGCTCCGTCGGAAAGGCCATCACCCAGCTGTGCGAATGAGTCCCCGCCACCGGAATGCCGAACAGTTTCCCGGCCAGCACGTTCGAAGTGGCACTGCACCCGCCGATGTAGGCCGCGCGGCTCGCCGCGAGGCCTCCGTCGAACCCCTGCGCCCGCCGGAGCCCGAACTCGAGCACCGGCGCCCCTTCCGCCGCGAAGGATACCCGCGCCGCCTTGGTCGCGATCAGCGATTGGAAATTGAGGATGTTGAGGAGCACCGTCTCAAGCAACTGGCACTCCAGCAGCGGCCCGCGGATGCGCAGCATCGGCTCCTGCGGGAACATCACCGTCCCTTCCGGCACCGCGTCGACGTCGCAGCGCAGCCGAAGATTTCCCAGGTATCGAAGGAATTCCTTCTCCAGCAGCGGCTTTCCCGTCCGGTCGGGGATCCCGGCCAGATAGTCCAGATCGGAGTCGTCGAATCCGAAGTTTTCCAGGTATTCCATCGTGTGGGCCAGACCGCAGGCGATCGTGTATCCGCCGTTGAACGGATTCTGCCGGAAGGACACGTGGAACACCGCCTCGCGGTCCGCCATCCCGGCCTTCCAATAGCCGTAGGCCATGGTGATCTCGTAGAAGTCCGTCAGCAGGGCGAGCGAATCGCGGTAGGTTTTCTTTATCGCATCCATGATGGTTCCAGCTCCCGGGGCGGATGATCCGTTCGCATTGTAGCAAAAACGCCCTTCCCCTGTTTGGAGAGCTTTATTTCAGGGAAGGGAAAACGGGTATATCATCCGGGAAGGCCGAACCACGGGAGGTCTCTGGATGATCCCATCGCGAAAAACCCATACTCTCCTCGCCGCCGCCGTCCTGCTGTTTGCCTGCGCGCTTCCCGGACGCGGGTACCGATCTGCGGCGACCGGACCGGCTCTCGGGGAAAGCGCGGCGCCCGAGGCATCGGAGGCCGCGTCGCCGGATTCCGGTGCCGCGGAGTATCTCGCCCGCATCGCCGAACTCGGGTACGGAAAATATCTGGCTGAATCCGACGAGCGCCGCAGCCATTCCGTCGAATCCGGATGGGATGTCTACCGCTACGATCCCGCGGACTGCCGCTGCCTTCTGGGCGGCGAGTATTTCATCGCCGCCCGCAAGGGAAGCGAGGAAACCAATACGGTCATCTGGTTGGAAGGCGGCGGCGCCTGTTTTCCCGGCCGCGACGAATGCATCAAGAACGCCGAGCGTTCCTTTCTCCGGCTGAGCCGCGGCCTGGCAACCGCCGACCGCAGCAATCCGGTGAGGGATTGGAACTACCTCTACGTCCCCTACTGCGATGGCAGCCTCCACCTCGGCGACGCCGACGCAGATTACGACGGCGACGGCGCGGCCGACCACTGGCATTGGGGGTTGAAAAACACCTCGGCCGCCGTCCGCCTGATGCGGGAGCTTTTCCCGCATTCCCGGGAGATCCTTGTCGCCGGCTGCAGCGCCGGAGGATACGGCACGCTGGGAACCGCGCCGATGGTCCGCCTGCAGTTTCCCCAAGCCGACATGTTTGTTTTCAACGAATCGGGCTTGGGCTTGCAGAATCCCTCGATCACGGCGATGTACCGGGCGGCGTATCAAACCTGGAACATCGTGCCGCTGATCCCTGCCGAGTGTCCGCAGTGTTCGGAGCAACTGGCTTTCATGAACGCCTGGATGCTGGGGCTGGATCGGCGCCTGGCGGTGGGCGTGTTTTCCTCGTATGGCGATGCGGTGTTCACCGAAAATTGGGCGATGCGGCCCGAGGATTACCGAGCGCTGCTGTTGGAAACCACCGGCCAAATCCATTCGGCTTTCCCCGCCGCCTTTCAACGCTACCTTGTCGACGGCGACGCCCATTGTGTCGGCGATTACAGCTACTCGGTCGGCGGGGTTTCCATTTGGGAATGGATCGAATACATGCTCTCGAAGGATTGGCGATGGGGGGAAGTGCTGGAATGAGCGCCACAGACGGGCGCGCGGTGGCGGCGAAATCGATTTTCGAAACCGACCGAGCCGCCTGCCGTTCTGCGATCGGCGGTGGTCGATTGTCGGCAAGTTTGCTTCCGCGAATGAACCAGCGCATCGACCGCCGCTCTTTCCAAATTCCCGCGCCGCCGATTGTGGAACAGGGCGGCCTTCAGCAGCCAGGCCGTCTGGTTGTGCAGCGGGCTTTCCCACCAGTGATTGGGGATGAACTCCGGCAATACGACCGTCGCCAGCCAGCCGTCGTTGTGCTCGCGGTCGGTTTTTTCATGGTCGGTCAACTCGCGCAATGCGGCGCGCAGGATTCCCAGCATCCCCAGCCGTATCCGGGGTACTCGCACCAGCAGCCGTCGGTGCAGCACCTGTTGTTGTACGGCCACTCCGCGTGATGGGTCTCCCCCGCCGGGCACAGCGGCATCCCGATCCACAGTTCGCGCATAAAGAATCCGCACGAGTTATGCGTCAACGTCACGATCCATGTCCCGCTCGGCCCGGGGAAGTTGACGAACGCGCAATCCACCCGGTTGGGGTCCTTCGAGGATACCGGGCATTCGGCCGTGATCGGCGTCGCTCCCTCCGTCGCCTGCATCAACACCCCAGTGTATCCGGCATGCAGG is a window from the Anaerolineales bacterium genome containing:
- a CDS encoding nicotinate phosphoribosyltransferase, giving the protein MDAIKKTYRDSLALLTDFYEITMAYGYWKAGMADREAVFHVSFRQNPFNGGYTIACGLAHTMEYLENFGFDDSDLDYLAGIPDRTGKPLLEKEFLRYLGNLRLRCDVDAVPEGTVMFPQEPMLRIRGPLLECQLLETVLLNILNFQSLIATKAARVSFAAEGAPVLEFGLRRAQGFDGGLAASRAAYIGGCSATSNVLAGKLFGIPVAGTHSHSWVMAFPTEREAFEEYARIMPDNCIFLVDTYQTLQGVRIAAETANGLRARGSEMTGIRLDSGDLAALSVESRRILDEAGFPDAKIVASNEMDEYIIESLKHQGAKIDLWGVGTKLVTAFDQPALGGVYKLSALMGDDGEWEYKMKVSDHGVKTSTPGFLQVRRFRRGGMNIADAILEDGARPAGDCIIVDTSDPAHKETVAADAEHEDLLIPVMRGGKTVYPTPPLEEIRRATVDNLAHFPPAIKRFIYPHLYPVGLEIGLYRKKITLALKNAKRKPDEGEPSPPSSPV